In one window of Gadus chalcogrammus isolate NIFS_2021 chromosome 12, NIFS_Gcha_1.0, whole genome shotgun sequence DNA:
- the sac3d1 gene encoding SAC3 domain-containing protein 1, whose protein sequence is MSSNVLIMESCDWRYKETMSNRNVPRPISYAQKRTSALGRGGGRPTQERWSSREQQPEWRARKEEESGKKADPESPGSPRGTCQSMCPNRELQERESQNRLHRFETLAGTEKRAGERCRRPRADPKRTVKEYSRPAAGKDSTRPSDLRPPAVLLRTVCYLIDDIATMPGQTSWNEVYDFAFDRLRSVRQDMIIQRTAGPESRAVLERTVRLLAYASFRLCGEPLRLYDPRINDTHLQESLSWLLRCYDTEPGPHGNREEFQALSLLYNLGSSRVLQHTLELPERLRSSPAIALALSINRAFSERNPVRLLRLAQRLSFLQSCALHRHMAAVRRDLLLLYSHGLSSRNCRFPLPRLAKLLALDVAHAGQLCRAHQLEVHQDDQVVFSKTCFSEPEPGGLRCTAQHDVVDGKRGDLARLGGIIHEGS, encoded by the exons ATGTCTTCAAATGTGCTTATCATGGAAAGTTGCGATTGGAGATACAAGGAGACAATGAGTAACAGGAATGTTCCTCGACCTAT TTCTTATGCTCAAAAGAGGACCTCGGCAttagggagaggtggggggagaccGACCCAGGAAAGATGGAGCAGCAGAGAACAGCAACCAGAGTGGAGGGCGCGAAAAGAAGAAGAATCCGGGAAAAAGGCCGACCCAGAAAGCCCAGGTTCCCCCAGGGGAACATGCCAGTCCATGTGCCCTAACCGGGAGCTGCAAGAGCGGGAGTCGCAGAACCGACTGCACCGCTTCGAGACCCTGGCAGGAACAGAAAAAAGGGCCGGAGAAAGGTGCCGGCGTCCCAGGGCTGACCCAAAGCGTACTGTGAAAGAATACTCCAGACCTGCGGCCGGGAAGGACTCGACCCGGCCCAGTGATCTCCGTCCGCCGGCGGTTCTGCTTAGGACCGTGTGCTATCTAATAGATGACATCGCCACCATGCCTGGTCAGACATCTTGGAATGAG GTGTACGACTTCGCCTTCGACCGGCTGCGGAGTGTGAGGCAGGACATGATCATCCAGCGCACCGCCGGGCCGGAGAGCCGGGCCGTCCTGGAGCGCACGGTGCGCCTCCTGGCCTACGCCTCCTTCCGGCTGTGCGGGGAGCCCCTGCGGCTCTACGACCCTCGCATCAACGACACGCACCTGCAGGAGAGCCTCAGCTGGCTGCTGCGCTGCTACGACACCGAGCCCGGTCCCCACGGCAACCGGGAGGAGTTCCAGGCCCTCAGCCTGCTCTACAACCTAG GGTCCTCGCGGGTCCTCCAGCACACCTTGGAGCTGCCCGAGCGGCTCCGGTCCTCCCCCGCCATCGCCCTGGCCCTGTCCATCAACCGGGCCTTCTCGGAGAGGAACCCCGTGCGCCTCCTCCGACTGGCCCAGAGGCTGAGCTTCCTGCAGAGCTGCGCCCTCCACCGGCACATGGCGGCGGTCCGCCGGGACCTGCTGCTGCTCTACAGCCACGGCCTCAGCAGTCGCAACTGCCGCTTCCCGCTGCCCCGGCTGGCCAAGCTGCTGGCGCTGGACGTGGCCCACGCCGGGCAGCTGTGCCGGGCCCACCAGCTGGAGGTCCACCAGGACGACCAGGTGGTCTTCTCCAAGACCTGCTTCAGCGAGCCCGAGCCGGGGGGACTGCGCTGCACGGCCCAGCACGACGTGGTGGATGGGAAGCGGGGCGATCTCGCCAGGCTGGGGGGGATCATCCACGAGGGCTCTTGA